Proteins co-encoded in one Odontesthes bonariensis isolate fOdoBon6 chromosome 24, fOdoBon6.hap1, whole genome shotgun sequence genomic window:
- the stxbp6l gene encoding syntaxin binding protein 6 (amisyn), like, whose protein sequence is MEKRTRTGVRTTMNIQSVINKEIFIPHDERMLVAVEAQRRKRKRMSFLPARSKGDYTTFICVSVTNSRPHQLLITKVKQFGGSTSFTRRSQWTVEQLRQVNGINPNKDSPEFDLVFDNAVDQWVAHSSAEKCLFVQILYHACQTYWEGKPGGVKNLGKLGKAGQQRRASQYAHPDSASGPGESSASRSLQTRRMSFVPPRQTEFINCQSKLTGDACTMNLVIYRCKAFLNRVKKVMATNQSTTPCHGKGQRGHGGSDRTMANIVQRINVTLGERGDRLTRAEDKTVKMMHKAQQFADTAHKLALRCSK, encoded by the exons GTGTCAGAACTACAATGAACATTCAGTCCGTCATcaacaaagaaatctttatcCCTCATGATGAGCGGATGCTGGTGGCAGTGGAGGCCCAGAGGAGGAAAAGGAAGAGGATGTCTTTCCTGCCTGCTCGATCCAAAGGCGATTATACAACATTCATCTGTGTTTCAG TGACCAACAGCAGACCACATCAGCTCCTCATTACAAAGGTAAAGCAGTTTGGAGGCTCTACCTCCTTCACCAGAAGGTCCCAGTGGACTGTGGAGCAGCTCAGACAGGTCAACGGTATCAACCCCAACAAG GACAGCCCAGAGTTTGACCTGGTGTTTGACAATGCTGTGGACCAGTGGGTGGCCCACTCCTCTGCAGAGAAGTGTCTCTTTGTCCAGATCCTGTACCATGCCTGCCAAACCTACTGGGAGGGGAAACCAGGTGGTGTGAAGAATCTTGGGAAGCTGGGAAAGGCAGGCCAACAGAGGAGAGCCAGTCAGTATGCTCACCCTGACAGTGCAAGTGGTCCTGGTGAGTCCTCAGCATCCAGAAGCCTGCAGACCCGACGGATGAGCTTTGTTCCTCCCAGACAGACTGAGTTCATCAACTGCCAATCCAAACTTACTGGAG ATGCCTGCACCATGAATCTGGTCATCTACCGCTGCAAAGCCTTTTTGAATCGTGTGAAGAAGGTGATGGCTACAAACCAAAGTACAACACCATGTCATG GAAAAGGTCAGCGTGGACATGGTGGCTCAGACAGAACTATGGCTAACATAGTCCAGAGGATAAATGTGACTCTGGGGGAGCGTGGGGACAGATTGACCCGTGCTGAGGATAAGACTGTGAAGATGATGCACAAAGCGCAGCAGTTTGCCGACACGGCTCATAAG CTGGCACTGAGGTGTTCAAAGTAG